DNA from Balneolaceae bacterium:
GGTGTCGTCGAACTCGTAGGAGGTGGTCTGGTAGATCGGCACGGCGCGAGCGCCTGTAGCCGGGTCGGCCTCCTGTCCCGCATGCAATTGCAGGGTTTCGAATCGGTAGTTGCGTCCGTTGTTTTGGTTACTCATGGCAGGTGTTGGTTGGTTTTTGAGGTTGGATGGTTGTTTGGGCTAGTCCCGACGGAGTCGGGCTTGGAAAGTTGGTCGTGTTCACTCCTCCTGCTGGCGGATCAGGAACTGGTGGTCCACTTTCATGCAGCGGTTCTGCACGAAGGTGATACCTGCCTGCTCGACGATCCGTTTCTGCTCGGGGTGGGTACCGGTGCCCAGCTGCAGCCAAACCACGCGGGGATGCACGGCCAGCGCCTCCTCCACCGCGGCTGGTATGGCGGCCGGCGGCCGAAACAGGTCCACCGCGTCCACCGGAAAGGGGATGGAGGCGAGGTCAGGCCAGGCGGTTTCGCCCAGGATCTCCTCCGCCCCGGGGTTGACGGGGACGATGCGGTAGCCTGCACGCTGCAGGTATCGTCCCACGTAATGGCTGTCTTTGTGACGGTTTCGCGAGATGCCCACGATGGCGATGGTCCGGATCTCACGCAGGAGGGAGGCGATGGCCTCGGTCTCACGCCTCTGTTCCGGCGTGGCGCGCATCTTGCGGTCGTACCAGTTGTTGAAAGTGGATCTCATGGGTCGTTGGTCTGATTTTTCATTGCAAATAAAAAAGCCCCTCCCGAAATGATCCTTCCCGCCCGATAGCCTGGCGCAGGAAAGAATATTTCGGAAGAGGCTTGTGCTTGCCGTTCCCGGCGGTGAATCCCGAGAAAGCCGGGAACCGGGGACAGACGACCTCAACCTCTCATCTTTCTTCGCCGGTCAACGAAGCAGGAAGTAGCACCTTTCCCTGGCCGGGCCCCGGCGGGGCCGGGACGGATCGGGGCGGTTGCTAAGGCTTCAAAGGGCCTGTTCCCTCAGCCTTTCTCGATAAGAGTGACTCACATTATTAAAGAACGCTACCCGTTTCCGGTCTCTGGTTCCGCTTTGCCCGGCGGATACCGGGCCGGCGGGACGGCCGAAAACGAGTCATACTAAAAAAGCCCTTCAGCGTTAACCGAAGGGCTTCGAAGACGTTTCAACTCAAGAAACAGCTAGCCCTTCGTGTATGTGCAACAGGTACAACACATAGGCATGCACATGGTAAAAAGGGCGGTATGTTGGTCGAGATGTTTCACGGATTCTATCGTCAGCCGTAATGATAACAAGCTTCGGGGGAACTGCAAAATAAAATTTCAGGTAAAACGGTTCGGGTCGATCTTGGGATGCATAAGCTCCGAGGATCCGCGGGTCATCAGCTCGGACAGCAGCAGCCCGCAGGAAGGTCCCAGACTCATGCCCATCATGGCGTGGCCGGTGGAGACAAAAAGGTTTTTGAAAGAGCCGGCCTGTCCCACGTAGGGCAGCCCGTCGGGCGAGCAGGGCCGCAGTCCCACCCAGATGTCGTGTCCCTCCAGGTCCTCCATCGAGAAATCCGGAAGGTAGCGGCAGACCGATTTTTTGAGTCCCCGAAGGCGCGATGCGGTCACCGAGATGTCGGTTCCGGTGAGCTCCATGGTGCCTCCGAAGCGCATGCCGCCGTCCAGGGGCGTGCAGGTTACTTTCTCTTCGCTCAGGATGGCGATGTTTTGCAGGCGGACGGGCGGATGATGCAGTGTCATGCTGTAGCCCTTGCCGGCCAGCATGGGCAGTTTTGCCCCCAGGTTTTCTCCCAGGCTGCCCGACCACGCGCCGGCGCAGAGGGCGAAGGCGCCGGCATCCAGCTCCTCCCCGTCCGCGGTGCGGAGGGTGCGAATGCGGTCGCCTTCGGTCCGCGCGCCCGTCACCTCGGTCCTCCACCGGAAGGTCACCCCGCGCTCCATGAGGCGCACCTTGAGCTGGTCCAGCACCTGCCGCGGCCAGACGTGGCCGTCCCACGGGAACCAGACCGCTCCTTTAATGTCCAGGTGGATCCCGGGCTCCCGCTCGCCCACCTCCTCGGCCGAGAGCTCCTCCGCTGGAATCCCCAGCTCGCGGCAGCGCTCCATGCTGCGGCGCTCCTCCTCCAGTCCCTCCTCGGTTCGGCAGTACATGTAGAGTCCCCCCTTGCCGAAGGTGAATTCGATTTCCTCTCCCTGCTCCCAGGCCATGTAGATCTCCCGGCTCTCCAGCAGCAGGTCACGTAGCACCGGCCCCGATGCCTCCACGTGCTGCTCGCTGGAGGCCTGCCGGAATTTCCATGCCCAGGAGAGCAGTTTGGTGCTGAGGCGGGGCCGAATGTAGAAGGGGCTTTCCTTGTCCAGCATCCAGCGCAGCCCTTTGGCGATCATCCCGGGTGAGGCCAGGGGGATGACGTGGCTGGGCACGATCATGCCCGCATTGCCGTAGGAGCAGTTGTCGGTGCCGTCATCGCGGTCCACTACCGTCACCTCCATACCCTTGCGGCTGAGAAACCAGGCGGCGGAAAGGCCGGCGATACCGGCCCCGATGACGACGACGTGTTCGGGGGAATGAGACATAGGGAGCTCGCGGGTTGCGTTGCGCTCGCGCAATTTGGGAAAGAAGAGGATGGAAAGCAATCTGCCGGCCACGGTTCATTCGGCCGGGAACCGCGTCCGTTCTCAGGGAAGGGTCTTGTTTCGGCCTGTCACGCTCTCTCCAGCTTTGTGCGCCAGGTGCGGGTCCACCAGGCAATTAGAGGGGTGCCCAGGGCGGTGGGACCCACCCACGCGACCAGCTCGGGGAGGAAGGTATTGTTGACCACCAGGAAGGCGGTAAAGGTGGCGATGTAGGCGCCCAGCATGCTGCCGATGTGCCGGTACATCCACCAGAATTTGCCGCTCGTTTCGGGCCAAATCATATGGCGGAACTCGGCGGCCGCCAGCACGGTGAAAATAACACCGAAGACAAAGAGTACCGCGGCCAGGCGCTCCAGTGCCGGGTGGAAGGAGATTCCCAGCCAGGCCAGCGCACCCAGCGTTACCATCAGGCAGCCGGTCAGCAGGAAGAGGGGCACCAGCGTACGGTGGAACCAGCGGACGGGCCCCTGCAGCGTGCGGTTTTTCCAGTGAATGGCCCGGTAACCGCTCCAGGTCAGGAAGAAACTGAAGAGGCTGATCAGCAGCAGGAAAGGGTTGGGGCGCACAACCGACAGGTAGAGGGCGCTGCCGGCCACCCCCGCCATGCTCCAGAAATAGATGCGGCCGGCGGTCACATGCCATCCCTTGCCTTTTTTGGTGGCGATGGCGACGCCCCCCGCCAGCAGGGCTGCGAATCCGGCGGCAATATGAAGGATCAGTATGGCGTGGGTCATGGCGTCTCCGTATGCAAGGATCTTGCGTGGATGTGTTCTGCCGGCCAAAATAGGCAGCGGCCGGCCAACCGCGCATCCCAAAGGGACGCCTGTCAACATGGAGGGACGGATAACAAGGTCCTATCGTGCGTCCATGCGCTCGAGTACCGTGTCGGCATGGGAACGGGAGACAGGAATGGCGCGGTCCGCGCCGCGGAGGGAGAGCCTGTACCCCTGGGCGTTGCCGCTGAGGTTCACCACGTGGCGCAAATTGACAATCCATGAGCGGTGGCAGCGCAGGATTTCGGGATGGTCCGCCTGCTTCTCGAAATCCTTGAGGGTACCGCGAAGAAGTTTGGTTTTGGCTTCGCCTTTAACCCGGTAATAAACCTCCACGTAGTTGTCAGCCGCCGTCAGGTAGAGCAGCTCCCCGGGCTGGAGTAGCAGGCGCTCCTTCCGGTTGCGGGAGACCAGCTGCAGTCGGTCTTCATCCTGGGATATATCCCCGCCTTCCCGCATGCGGCGTACCTTTTCCTGAAGCTCCCCTGCCCGCCTGGCGTGCCGGCGGTAGAGCCTCAGGTAGTCCAGCAGCACCAGGGTGGCTACCGGAAAGGTGCCTACGGCGACCACCTGCAGGGTGGCGAGGCCCACGCGGTACGGATCAAAAGGCATCACGCCGACCGCTGCCGAAAAGACGCTGTTTGCGAGACCAATGGTCAGTAAAATCCATGTAATCCATCCTATCTGTCGTCCCACCGTCCACTTGGACTCCCGGAAGACGCCCGGAAGTGCCGGCATGACCAGGAGATAGTCGGCGGTCATGGCCAGGGCGCAGGCCGCCCCGTATCCCAGGCTCAGCAGGAGGCGTCGCGCCGGGGTATAGGCGTCCAGTCCGAAAGGCGCGAAAGCCGCCAGGAAGAATACCACAAAGAGGGAAACTCCTGCCGTGATGCCGGCCCGTTCTCGCCGGCTCATCTCGCAGGGATAGGGCTGGCTCAGGATGTTCGACATGGGGACGGGGGATCTACCGGCTCCAGGGGGGAACCACGTCGTTCATCCGGGCGTAGGCGATGGACTGTCCCACGTGTTCGCTCATATGGGTGATGAGCTGGAGCAACACGGCCTGTCCGTCCACCGTCTGTCCGTAAAGTTGCGCGGGATCGGTAAAGGTGGAGGCGGGCATCTCCTCAACTGCGGCCTGCACATGCTTGATGGAGCGTTCCAGGATATCGACCACCTGCTGCTTGCCGGTAAACGACTCGATATTGTCTACGTCCACGTCCTCAGGCGCGGCAATGCCGAGGGAGTTTTCGAGGTAGTAGTAGTTGTAGCGGGCGATGTGTGTGTAAACCCTCTCCACAGAATAGACGCCCTCACCGGGACGCCAGTCGTAGAACTCGGCAGGCATGGCCTCGGCCAACTGAAGTACGCGTGAGGCGTAGTCGAAATGACGCATGAACTGCGCGCGGAAGGGATCGTCGGACTGGCCGCTCTGCTGAGCGGCGGCAGGCGGAACGGCCGCGGCGAAGAGCAGCAGAAGGCTGAGGAGGGTGGGGATGGAAGTTTTCATGACCGGGTGGTTTGCCTTGAGCGAAGTATGAACCTGTTCAAGTTAACACTCGCGAGGGAAAGAGCAAGCGACCGGTCCGCCCTGCCTGCCCGCCGGGGGAGTTTGAAGATGGAAGTCGAAGCGGAAACCGGATTCATCAGGTACCGCATTGAGCTTTTTGACAAGAAGTGTAATCGTGTCACCCGGCCTGTTGGCATAGATGTCGGGATGTACCTTTTCCAGGGTTTGAAAACCGCTGGAAGGGTGGGCAAACAGGAATCCGGCGACGAGCAGCAACAATCCCACGACAAGGGCCGGTCCGCGTATCCCTTTGAATTGCCACGGTTTCATAAAGGATGTTTTGAAGGTTTGCTGGGTCCAATGGAAGCACCGGTCCTAGTCCAACCCCAGTTTTTCCATCACACGTTCCTTGTACGACCGTCCAACGGGAAGGATGCGGTCTTCCAGTTCAATCTCGTCGTGCGACACTGTGCGAATGCGGTCTACGTTCACAATGAAGGAGCGGTGAATGCGCAGGAATCGCCCATCGGGCAGGCGCTCCTCGAAGTCGGAGGTGGTTTCCTTGGTGATGATATTCTCGCGGTCGGTGTGGATGCGGATGTAGTCTTTGAGGCTCTCCACATAGCGGATTTCGTCGGGGTCTATGAGCCGCTTTTTGCGGTCTACCGTCACGTAGAGGGGAGCGGGGGCGTCGGGCGTCTCCCCGTTTGACGAAACGCGGGACTGCTCGAAACGGTCCAGGGCCCGCACGAAACGCGGGAAGGATACCGGTTTCATGAGGTAGTCCACCGCATTCACCTCGAAGCCCTCCACGGCGTAGTCGCGGTGGGCGGTCACCAGTATAACTGCCGGCGGCTCCGCAAGTGTTTTCACCAGCTGCAGGCCGTCGAGCTCCGGCATCTCGATGTCCAAAAGAAGAAGGTCCACTGCCTGATTCTCCAGGAAGCGCTTCGCTTCCAGCGGGTCGCCGGTGGCATGGACCACTTCGTAGCTGTTCATATTGGCGAGGTGACGGCGGATGACCCGGACGGCCACCGGCTCATCATCCACGATCATGCACGTCCATTTCTCCATGCGTTGTCGAAGGCTTGGTTAGGGGTATAGTGAGCCGGATCCGGTATTCGTTTTCGGTCTGTTGGGTATGCAGGTCGAAGTCCTCCCCGAAGAGAAGCTCCAGACGCTTGCGGGTATTGGAGAGTCCAACGCCGGTCTTTTCCTGCTTTTGCCGGGATACTAGAGAGTTTATCACCTCCATTTGCAGACAGGCGGGCCCGGCGTCATCGCCCTGCTCCACCCGGACGGACACGCGGACGTAGCTTTCCGATGAGCTCTGGCTGACCCCATGCTTGAAACTGTTTTCCACGAAAGGCAGCAGAATCATGGGGGCCATGGTGTAACCCTCCGCAGGGTCGGTCTCCAGCTCAACGGTCAGCCGATCCCCGCAGCGTATTTTCTGGATGTCGATGTAGTTGGTGATGTGTTCGATCTCATCGGGTACCGGGACTCTTGCATCCGAGCCGCTGTAGAGCATGTAATCCAGCATATTCGATACTTTCAGTACGAGCTCCGGGGCCTCGTCCGATTTTTCCAGGGTGAGCCCGTAGAGGCTGTTGAGCACGTTAAAGAGGAAATGAGGCCGGATCTGCTCCTTGAGGTAGTCCAGCTCCTTCTCGCGGGCGCGCAGCTCCAGCTCCAGTTTCTCCTGCTTGAGACGCTCGCTGGTCTCCCGTTCTCGGTACCACTGCCGGGTGATGTGAATTGCGACTGCAGGCAGGATTGCCATCGCTATGGCACCGGAGAGGTAGCCCAAGTCGGTGATTCGGGGATTGAGCTGCTGGATCTGCAGCTCTGCGACCACTACGAAGAGTCCGATTGAGATCATCAGTTCCAGCCAGGCCGCCGCGATGAAGGTGAAGACGGTAAAGAGGCCAAAGAGAAAGAATCGGCGCCGCAGCAGGTAGCGAGGGACCAGATAGTAAAGCAGGAAGTAGGTGGTGGTGGCCAGCACCGGCAGCAGGAAGGCTACGAAGATGAGTCCCTGGCGATAGCCGTAGCCATCCGACGGGGAGCTGAAAAGAAGGACCATCAGCAGCCCGATGGTGCACCAGAAGGCGATATGTGCAAGCCTGGTAGTGATAGCTGCGTGGATTACATGGTCAGTATCCGCATTAGCATGCTAAGTTACCATGTTGAATCGACGAACCGCGGTTTTCAGTGGATGGGCGTAGGCAACCCACCCGCCTGTGGTCCCTTCCCGCTGAATATCGCCTGAAAACCTCCACTGGTCGATTTATCCTGTCATGGCTACCTGCGGTGTGCTAGATTTCCGTCGAACCGAAACCAAATCCTCCTGCTATGATTGAATTATTTCAAATGGGTGGCTACTTCATGTACCTGGTAACCCTGTTCGGAATCATCAGCCTCCTATTCCTGGTCCAATCGGTACGCCCTTTATTTCGCGGGGAACGCGCATCGCCCCGCCTGCTGCGCAACATGATGATCGCTGGTGGCACCGCATTTGCTTCCGGCCTGCTGGCACAGGTTGCTGGACTTTACCAGGCCATGTCGGCTATTGAGGCGGCGGGGGATATCTCGCCGGCCCTGCTGGCGGGTGGATTTAAGGTATCGATGATAGCCCCCATCTACGGGCTGCTAATTTTCTTGGGCACTCTTGCGGGCTACCTGCTCATCCAGTTCTTCCAGCCGTCGGGGGAAAAGGTATCGACCTCGTGAGTGAGACATGGCCTGGGTTCACACTTAGAATCCCAGGGAGTAGCCCAGCATCAGCGTGAAGCTACGGTTGTAGACGTCGCTGTTCTCCCCGCCCTCGCGCAGCCTGGACAGGCCACGGTAGTAGCGCCCGTCCAGGGTCACCACGCCCAGGTATGGGATCTGGAAATCAATGCCCGTGCCGAGCACGTAGCCGCGGTCGGACTCCCTGAAGGTGGCGTCCAGGTCGGAGAAATTCTCATCGCTGCAGCTGTCGATCTGCTGCTCGAGGCCCTGGGAATCGGTGAGGGTGAAACTGCAGTCCATGCGGAATCCGTAGACCGGTCCACCTGCGATGTAGGGATGTACCACCTCGGTGCTCAGGAACCAGAGTTCCAGCTTGGCCAGCACCGGCACTTCCACATAGGCCAGGTTGAACTCAAGGTCAACTTCCTCGGGGTCAATCGGCTGCTCGGGGTCCATGTTCTGAAGTTCCCTGAACTGGTCCACCAGGCGGGTGCCTTTTTCAGCATAGAAGATCTCCGGTACAATAGAGAGGGGTCCTATCTTGATGAGCTGCAGGGAGATGCCCGCCTGAAGCCCCATGACATTGCGCGCATTTTCTGCATCGGGTCCAATA
Protein-coding regions in this window:
- a CDS encoding MotA/TolQ/ExbB proton channel family protein; this translates as MIELFQMGGYFMYLVTLFGIISLLFLVQSVRPLFRGERASPRLLRNMMIAGGTAFASGLLAQVAGLYQAMSAIEAAGDISPALLAGGFKVSMIAPIYGLLIFLGTLAGYLLIQFFQPSGEKVSTS
- a CDS encoding FAD-dependent oxidoreductase encodes the protein MSHSPEHVVVIGAGIAGLSAAWFLSRKGMEVTVVDRDDGTDNCSYGNAGMIVPSHVIPLASPGMIAKGLRWMLDKESPFYIRPRLSTKLLSWAWKFRQASSEQHVEASGPVLRDLLLESREIYMAWEQGEEIEFTFGKGGLYMYCRTEEGLEEERRSMERCRELGIPAEELSAEEVGEREPGIHLDIKGAVWFPWDGHVWPRQVLDQLKVRLMERGVTFRWRTEVTGARTEGDRIRTLRTADGEELDAGAFALCAGAWSGSLGENLGAKLPMLAGKGYSMTLHHPPVRLQNIAILSEEKVTCTPLDGGMRFGGTMELTGTDISVTASRLRGLKKSVCRYLPDFSMEDLEGHDIWVGLRPCSPDGLPYVGQAGSFKNLFVSTGHAMMGMSLGPSCGLLLSELMTRGSSELMHPKIDPNRFT
- a CDS encoding LytTR family DNA-binding domain-containing protein; this encodes MEKWTCMIVDDEPVAVRVIRRHLANMNSYEVVHATGDPLEAKRFLENQAVDLLLLDIEMPELDGLQLVKTLAEPPAVILVTAHRDYAVEGFEVNAVDYLMKPVSFPRFVRALDRFEQSRVSSNGETPDAPAPLYVTVDRKKRLIDPDEIRYVESLKDYIRIHTDRENIITKETTSDFEERLPDGRFLRIHRSFIVNVDRIRTVSHDEIELEDRILPVGRSYKERVMEKLGLD
- a CDS encoding DUF2306 domain-containing protein, producing the protein MTHAILILHIAAGFAALLAGGVAIATKKGKGWHVTAGRIYFWSMAGVAGSALYLSVVRPNPFLLLISLFSFFLTWSGYRAIHWKNRTLQGPVRWFHRTLVPLFLLTGCLMVTLGALAWLGISFHPALERLAAVLFVFGVIFTVLAAAEFRHMIWPETSGKFWWMYRHIGSMLGAYIATFTAFLVVNNTFLPELVAWVGPTALGTPLIAWWTRTWRTKLERA
- a CDS encoding CoA-binding protein encodes the protein MRSTFNNWYDRKMRATPEQRRETEAIASLLREIRTIAIVGISRNRHKDSHYVGRYLQRAGYRIVPVNPGAEEILGETAWPDLASIPFPVDAVDLFRPPAAIPAAVEEALAVHPRVVWLQLGTGTHPEQKRIVEQAGITFVQNRCMKVDHQFLIRQQEE
- a CDS encoding DinB family protein — protein: MKTSIPTLLSLLLLFAAAVPPAAAQQSGQSDDPFRAQFMRHFDYASRVLQLAEAMPAEFYDWRPGEGVYSVERVYTHIARYNYYYLENSLGIAAPEDVDVDNIESFTGKQQVVDILERSIKHVQAAVEEMPASTFTDPAQLYGQTVDGQAVLLQLITHMSEHVGQSIAYARMNDVVPPWSR
- a CDS encoding porin family protein — translated: MKRLITVLSLLSLIVLTPALSHAQLGLKGGVNLSEFIGPDAENARNVMGLQAGISLQLIKIGPLSIVPEIFYAEKGTRLVDQFRELQNMDPEQPIDPEEVDLEFNLAYVEVPVLAKLELWFLSTEVVHPYIAGGPVYGFRMDCSFTLTDSQGLEQQIDSCSDENFSDLDATFRESDRGYVLGTGIDFQIPYLGVVTLDGRYYRGLSRLREGGENSDVYNRSFTLMLGYSLGF
- a CDS encoding histidine kinase; protein product: MVLLFSSPSDGYGYRQGLIFVAFLLPVLATTTYFLLYYLVPRYLLRRRFFLFGLFTVFTFIAAAWLELMISIGLFVVVAELQIQQLNPRITDLGYLSGAIAMAILPAVAIHITRQWYRERETSERLKQEKLELELRAREKELDYLKEQIRPHFLFNVLNSLYGLTLEKSDEAPELVLKVSNMLDYMLYSGSDARVPVPDEIEHITNYIDIQKIRCGDRLTVELETDPAEGYTMAPMILLPFVENSFKHGVSQSSSESYVRVSVRVEQGDDAGPACLQMEVINSLVSRQKQEKTGVGLSNTRKRLELLFGEDFDLHTQQTENEYRIRLTIPLTKPSTTHGEMDVHDRG
- a CDS encoding LytTR family DNA-binding domain-containing protein, translated to MSNILSQPYPCEMSRRERAGITAGVSLFVVFFLAAFAPFGLDAYTPARRLLLSLGYGAACALAMTADYLLVMPALPGVFRESKWTVGRQIGWITWILLTIGLANSVFSAAVGVMPFDPYRVGLATLQVVAVGTFPVATLVLLDYLRLYRRHARRAGELQEKVRRMREGGDISQDEDRLQLVSRNRKERLLLQPGELLYLTAADNYVEVYYRVKGEAKTKLLRGTLKDFEKQADHPEILRCHRSWIVNLRHVVNLSGNAQGYRLSLRGADRAIPVSRSHADTVLERMDAR